A stretch of Miscanthus floridulus cultivar M001 chromosome 13, ASM1932011v1, whole genome shotgun sequence DNA encodes these proteins:
- the LOC136500769 gene encoding protein DETOXIFICATION 35-like, translated as MGGDASTIEGAPLLGGRQASHELDTPPVRTAGDAARMVWDESKRLWGIGLPIAVGMLSMYAISSITQMFIGHLGNLPLAAASIGLSVFSTFALGFLLGMGSALETLCGQAFGAGQVAMLGVYLQRSWLILVAACVLMTPLFVFAEPLLLLLGQDADVARESARFSIYIIPSMFAMAINFGASKFLQAQSKVTVPAYIGFGALLANVLLNYLFVYVLGWGLPGAAAAYDVAHWIIALGQIAYIVGWCKDGWRGWSAAAFRDIWAFVWLSLESAVMLCLEIWYMSTITVLTGDLENAQIAVDSLGICMNINGWEGMIFIGLNAAISVRVSNELGSGRPRAAWNAVMVVVGEALLIGIVCMALILIFRDSFSIIFTSDATLQRAVAKIAGLLGLTMVLNSVQPVVSGVAVGGGWQGIVAYINLGCYYIFGLPLGYLLGYKFNFGVGGIWSGMLCGITLQTIILLVVIWRTDWKAEAAQASSRVQKWGGKGTDEVKPLLQ; from the exons ATGGGGGGCGACGCCAGCACCATCGAGGGGGCGCCGCTCCTCGGCGGCCGGCAGGCCTCCCACGAGCTCGACACCCCGCCGGTGCGCACCGCGGGGGACGCCGCGCGCATGGTCTGGGACGAGTCCAAGCGCCTCTGGGGCATCGGCCTGCCCATCGCCGTGGGCATGCTCAGCATGTACGCCATCAGCTCCATCACCCAGATGTTCATCGGCCACCTCGGCAACCTCCCGCTGGCCGCCGCCTCCATCGGCCTCTCCGTCTTCTCCACCTTCGCGCTCGGCTTCCTCCTCGGCATGGGCAGCGCGCTCGAGACGCTCTGCGGCCAGGCCTTCGGCGCCGGCCAGGTCGCTATGCTCGGCGTCTACCTCCAGCGCTCCTGGCTCATCCTCGTCGCCGCCTGCGTCCTCATGACGCCCCTCTTCGTCTTCGCCGagccgctgctcctgctcctcggtCAGGACGCCGACGTCGCGCGCGAGTCCGCCAGGTTCTCCATCTACATCATCCCCTCCATGTTCgccatggccatcaacttcggcGCCAGCAAGTTCCTCCAGGCGCAGAGCAAGGTCACCGTGCCCGCCTACATCGGCTTCGGGGCGCTCCTCGCCAACGTCCTCCTCAACTACCTCTTCGTCTACGTGCTCGGCTGGGGCctccccggcgccgccgccgcctacgaCGTCGCCCACTGGATCATCGCGCTCGGCCAGATCGCCTACATCGTCGGATGGTGCAAGGACGGCTGGAGGGGATGGTCCGCCGCCGCCTTCCGCGACATCTGGGCGTTCGTCTGGCTCTCGCTCGAGTCCGCCGTCATGCTCTGCCTCGAGATATGGTACATGAGCACCATCACTGTGCTCACCGGCGACCTCGAGAACGCGCAGATTGCCGTTGACTCGCTAGGCATATG CATGAACATAAACGGATGGGAGGGCATGATCTTCATCGGCCTCAATGCTGCTATCAG TGTCCGGGTCTCCAATGAGCTTGGCTCCGGCCGTCCAAGGGCCGCATGGAACGCCGTCATGGTGGTCGTCGGCGAGGCGCTGCTGATCGGGATCGTGTGCATGGCactcatcctcatcttcagagacaGCTTCTCCATCATATTCACCAGCGACGCCACGCTGCAGCGAGCCGTGGCCAAGATCGCCGGCCTGCTCGGCCTCACCATGGTGCTCAACAGCGTGCAGCCTGTGGTTTCAGGGGTCGCGGTTGGGGGTGGATGGCAAGGCATCGTTGCCTACATCAACCTCGGCTGCTACTACATCTTCGGCCTGCCCCTGGGCTACTTACTCGGCTACAAGTTCAACTTTGGAGTTGGG GGGATTTGGTCTGGCATGCTTTGTGGTATCACACTTCAGACGATCATCTTGCTAGTTGTGATTTGGAGGACAGATTGGAAAGCAGAG GCAGCACAAGCTTCAAGCCGTGTGCAAAAGTGGGGCGGCAAAGGCACTGATGAAGTCAAGCCTCTCCTGCAATAG
- the LOC136500770 gene encoding protein DETOXIFICATION 35-like: MRGDASTIDGGPLLGGRQASHEPDTPPVRTAGDAARMVWDESKRLWAIGLPIAVNMLSMYAISSITQMFVGHLGNLPLAAASIGLSVFATFALGFLLGMGSALETLCGQAFGAGQVAMLGVYLQRSWIILIAASVVMTPLFVFAEPLLLLLGQDADVARESARFATYIVPSIYAMAINFAASKFLQAQSKVTVPAYIGLGALLANVLLNYLFVYVFGWGLPGAAAAYDVGHWILALGQVAYIMGWCKDGWRGWSVAAFHEIWAFVRLSLESAVMLCLEVWYMSMITVLTGDLEDAQNAVDSLGICMNINGWEGMIFIGLNAAISVRVSNELGSGRPRAAWNAVMVVVGEALLIGIVCMALILIFRDSFSVIFTSDATLQRAVAKIAGLLGLTMVLNSVQPVVSGVAVGGGWQGFVAYINLGCYYIFGLPLGYLLGYKFNFGVGGIWSGMLCGVTLQTLILLVVVWRTDWKAEAAQASSRVQKWGGKGTDEVKPLLE, translated from the exons ATGCGGGGCGACGCCAGCACCATCGATGGGGGGCCGCTCCTCGGCGGCCGGCAGGCCTCCCACGAGCCCGACACCCCGCCGGTGCGCACCGCGGGAGACGCCGCGCGCATGGTCTGGGACGAGTCCAAGCGCCTCTGGGCAATCGGCCTGCCCATCGCCGTGAACATGCTGAGCATGTACGCCATCAGCTCCATCACCCAGATGTTCGTCGGCCACCTCGGCAACCTCCCGCTGGCCGCCGCCTCCATCGGCCTCTCCGTCTTCGCCACCTTCGCGCTCGGCTTCCTCCTCGGCATGGGCAGCGCGCTCGAGACGCTCTGCGGCCAGGCCTTCGGCGCCGGCCAGGTCGCCATGCTCGGCGTCTACCTCCAGCGGTCCTGGATCATCCTCATCGCCGCCAGCGTCGTGATGACGCCCCTCTTCGTCTTCGCCGagccgctgctcctgctcctcggcCAGGACGCCGACGTCGCGCGCGAGTCCGCCAGGTTCGCCACCTACATCGTCCCCTCCATCTACgccatggccatcaacttcgctGCCAGCAAGTTCCTCCAGGCGCAGAGCAAGGTCACCGTGCCCGCCTACATCGGCCTCGGGGCGCTCCTCGCCAACGTCCTCCTCAACTACCTCTTCGTCTACGTCTTCGGCTGGGGCCTTCCCGGCGCCGCCGCGGCCTACGACGTCGGCCACTGGATCTTGGCGCTCGGCCAGGTGGCCTACATCATGGGATGGTGCAAGGACGGCTGGAGGGGATGGTCCGTCGCCGCCTTCCACGAAATCTGGGCATTCGTCAGGCTCTCGCTCGAGTCCGCCGTCATGCTCTGCCTCGAGGTATGGTACATGAGCATGATCACCGTGCTCACCGGCGACCTGGAGGACGCGCAGAATGCCGTTGACTCCCTAGGCATATG CATGAACATAAACGGATGGGAGGGCATGATCTTCATCGGCCTCAATGCAGCTATCAG CGTCCGGGTCTCCAATGAGCTTGGCTCCGGCCGTCCAAGGGCCGCATGGAACGCCGTCATGGTGGTCGTCGGCGAGGCGCTGCTGATCGGGATCGTGTGCATGgccctcatcctcatcttcaggGACAGCTTCTCCGTCATATTCACCAGCGACGCCACGCTGCAGCGAGCCGTGGCCAAGATCGCCGGCCTGCTCGGCCTCACCATGGTGCTCAACAGCGTGCAGCCCGTGGTTTCAGGGGTCGCGGTTGGGGGCGGATGGCAGGGCTTCGTCGCCTACATCAACCTCGGCTGCTACTACATCTTCGGCCTGCCGCTGGGCTACTTGCTCGGCTACAAGTTCAACTTCGGAGTCGGG GGGATTTGGTCCGGCATGCTCTGTGGTGTCACCCTTCAGACGCTCATCTTGCTAGTTGTGGTTTGGAGGACAGATTGGAAAGCAGAG GCGGCGCAAGCTTCAAGCCGTGTGCAAAAGTGGGGCGGCAAAGGCACTGATGAAGTCAAGCCTCTCCTGGAGTAG